A genomic window from Salvia hispanica cultivar TCC Black 2014 chromosome 5, UniMelb_Shisp_WGS_1.0, whole genome shotgun sequence includes:
- the LOC125189528 gene encoding uncharacterized protein LOC125189528, translated as MASYHWVGEKAIPFLKKDPNMGAIKLQNELQEKYVTTIHYSTIYAGMQIACENLYGTWEDSFGNLFNFKAMVELKCHGVWPYLSVDATALNGRWNGQLASATALDRHNWIFPLAFGLFESETNEEWIWFMEQLKRAIGSPPHLAICSDACKGLENAVKAVFPWAEHRECFIHLMKKFSKRFQGPIFGHMYPAARTFCPIYHEKLMHKMYEANDRVQPFLETYHNLFWIRSKFSEDIKCDYITNNIAEVWNNWVKDLKDLPIAELVDSLRSKFMELYARRRDIGERLEGHTMLPIVVHHLNVLSRQLGNLKVKVGGMGEAEVTEITDRHKVLRHVVNLAQHTCSCKE; from the exons ATGGCATCATATCATTGGGTTGGAGAAAAGGCAATCCCTTTTTTAAAGAAAGATCCAAACATGGGAGCAATAAAGTTGCAAAATGAGTTGCAGGAGAAGTATGTCACCACAATTCATTATTCTACTATATATGCCGGTATGCAAATTGCATGTGAAAATTTGTATGGAACATGGGAGGACAGTTTTGGGAATTTGTTTAACTTTAAGGCAATGGTTGAGCTTAAATGCCACGGAGTGTG GCCATATTTAAGTGTAGATGCAACAGCTCTTAATGGTAGATGGAATGGACAACTAGCTTCAGCTACTGCATTAGATAGGCACAACTGGATATTTCCACTTGCTTTTGGGTTGTTTGAAAGTGAGACCAATGAAGAATGGATTTGGTTTATGGAGCAGCTAAAGAGGGCAATTGGAAGTCCACCTCATTTAGCTATTTGCTCAGATGCATGCAAGGGGTTGGAGAATGCTGTGAAGGCGGTGTTTCCATGGGCAGAGCATAGAGAGTGTTTTATCCACTTGATGAAAAAATTTTCTAAGAGGTTTCAAGGTCCAATTTTTGGACACATGTATCCTGCAGCTAGGACATTTTGTCCAATTTATCATGAAAAGCTAATGCACAAGATGTACGAAGCAAATGATAGGGTGCAACCATTCTTAGAGACATATCACAACCTATTTTGGATAAGGAGCAAATTTTCCGAAGAcataaaatgtgactatatTACAAACAATATTGCAGAAGTATGGAACAACTGGGTAAAGGACCTTAAGGACCTTCCAATAGCCGAGCTAGTTGACAGTCTGAGATCAAAGTTCATGGAGCTCTATGCAAGGAGGAGAGATATAGGTGAAAGATTGGAAGGCCACACCATGCTTCCAATTGTTGTTCACCATCTCAATGTTCTTAGTAGACAATTGGGCAACTTGAAGGTCAAAGTAGGTGGTATGGGTGAGGCAGAGGTAACTGAGATCACAGATAGACACAAGGTACTTAGACATGTTGTGAATCTTGCACAACACACTTGCTCATGCAAGGAGTGA